TCACGGATGGAGAGAGGGTGTTCTTCACCCCCTGTGCGGAGAGATCGATCATGTCTCGCCTTCTTTTGGCTGCCGCCTTCGCGTGCAGCGCCCTTGGAGTATTTAGTCAGTCCGCGGCATTTGGGCAGTATGGCTATTCGGGAGCGGCCGTCACGAACTACGATTCGTTCGGCAACCCGATCGCCGCCTCGTCCCAGGTAACCAATCAGCCCTGGTATCAGCAGTACGCGGCTCAGGTCGCGTGGGCCAACGCCCACTACTACGCGCCCCCTGGTGTCCTTTCCGGGGCGGCTGCTAATCCAGCGGATAGCAAGCCCGCGCCTCGCGACGCGGTAGCTCCGCAAGGTGCGCCCAACACCAACAGTGCCGCGGCGGCCAGTCCTGTGGCCGGGAATAACGCGACGTCAACTCAGTCGCCACAGGTAGCCGTCTTCTTCGAGCCGGCCAACGTGCGACAACCGTTGGGCGATGCGCCACGTACGCGCTATGTGGGCGATCACACCGCGCCGTATCAGTACGCGCGCTATTACGGCCGCAGCTTGTATCGGCCTTACATATATCAGCCGCGAATGAATTACTGGTATGGCACCTTCCCGTTTGGAGCTTACTTCGGCTCGGGCCATGGCTACTCGTATCCGTACGCTTCGTGGTACGGCTACACGCCCTACGGCTATAGCATGAACTATCCGTACACCTACTCTTATTACAACTATCGCCCTTACTACACGTCTTATCCTTTCTCGGGCGGGTGGGCGATGGGAGGCTACTACGGGTATCCGACGTATTCGAGCGCCGGCACTTACGCCGCCGGAGCTTCGCTAGCCCCGTACGCTGGCGGCAGTTCGTGCATGAGGCCAGCTTATTCGTCGTACTACAGCCCTTCATGCACCAGCTACGGCTCAGGGGCGTACAACTACGGATATCGCGGGAACTATTACTGGTAACCCGCCACGCGATGCGCATTCTCGAAGGGAGCACAGGGGGCACCGCTGCGCGCTTTCTGCCGCAAGGCGTCTGCGCGCGGTGGTGCTAGCCTGCTGTCAGTTCTTGTTCTGCCACCAGGGCTAGCAAGTTTGGCCCCCGGCATCGGAAAGTTCATGATGCGCCAGCCTGGCGCGGTCGATAGAGACTAAGGGATCGATCGATTGTGCCGTCCTAACCGGAATCAGGTTCCGGTTGAGTGCGGCGCGAATTTGGACTTTGATCGAATGAGACGGCGTGCGGTGATTTGGCGATTCTGCTCGGCGAGTCTGTTGGTGCTGGCCTTCGGGGTCGAGGCGCGAGCAGGTTGGCCATTCCATCGTTCCGTGGTTCGCGCCACGCCCGACACGGCCGGCTATGCGCCGACCACCTCACGCTACACGGTGATCGTGCCGCGCGTCTTGCCGGTCGACTCCAGCAGCGGCATTCAAACGCCCGACGTCGTATGGGAGCAGCAGCGTCCCGCGGCGCCGATGTATCCCTGGGGCTGGTTCGGCACTCGCGAGGCGCCCCAGTCTTGGGCCCACACGTCGTATTACGGCAATTCGTACAGCGTGAAAGCGCTGCGCCAGAATTAGCGCGTCGAGGACGGCTTGTGGCTCGCGGTCAGGCCCCAGGCCCTCTACCGCATCGCGCCGACGAAGAAGCTGACGTTCTGGATCATGTCGCCCTGCATATAGGTGATGGGCGCGGCGAAGTCGACGGCGATTGGCGCCGGACCCATGGCCGGTATCGTCAAGCGAAGGCCCAGACCGGGTGACACGCGGAAGTCGCTGCGGCGAATCTCGGTCGTCGGTTCGACGGTGCCAAAGTCGCAGAACGCGACGCCGCGGATCATGTCATCGGAGGTGATCGGAAACATGTATTCGACGGTGTTCACCCACATGAACTTACCACCGACCTGCACGCCCAAGTCGGTCGGTGACGCGCCGCGAAAGTAGAAGCCGCGCAACGTCTGGTAACCACCGGCGAAAAAGTTCTCGTACATCGGTGTGTTGTCGCCGGTGAAGCCCATGTTGGTCATGAACGTCAACGTCTGGCGGCCCGAACGGTCGGCGCGTTGCTTGAGCAGGAAGTGCTGCCGCGCGTCGATCGTAAACCGCGGATAGACGAACTGGGCAAACGCCTGCTCGTAAGCGAAGTTAATATAGTGCCCCTGGGTCGGCAGGAACGGACTGTCACGGGTGTCGTGGATCAAGTCCCAACGCAACGTATACAGTTCGCTCGTCCCGAGCACCGCGGCCAACTCGGGTGGCGTCGGCGACGTCGGGTTGTAAACCGTAATGCTCTCGGCACGCAGCTTCATCTGTCCTTGCAAGTCAGGCGTGAATTGATAGCCCAGGCCCATCGTGCCGCCGCCGCGCTGTTCCGACCAGTATTGGAAATACCGGTTGAAGAACTGCCCGCTGAGCGAAAAGCTGACCAGCGTGTCGAGAAAGTACGGCTCGCGGAACGTCGCGGTGTAGTACGACAACTGGGTGCCAGGCATGGCCTGGATGCGCAACTGCTGGCCGGCGCCGCGGAAAGCGGTGCCGCTGCGAATGTCTTCCCAACTGGTTGGAACGCGGCGGATGTCAAAGTTTTGTTCATCGAGCGTGATCTGGCCGACCAGACCCGAGCTCGAATTGACGCCGGCGCCGACCATCACGCGGCCCGTCTGAGCTTCGGTCACATCGATAAAGACGGGAACTTCCTGGTCTTGCTCCTGGTACGGGTTCGGCGCAACCGGGCCAAAGATCGGATTCCGCGCGCCATCGGGGTTCAATTGTCCTGGCGTGTCATAACCTGGCGGCGGCGCGACCGGAGCCGAGCCAGTGTAAGGCGTGGGGGCCAGGTTCGAGCCCGGTTGCTGATACTGGACTTGTTGCACGGCCGGGCTGTAGGCGCTCTGCACGGCGGTCGGATCGGTGCGTCCCATCGGAACCTGGCCGGCCGGCGCATAGACCGCGGTTGACGTCGCATTGGTCGGCGCCGAGCTGCCATAGGGGTTCGCCGGCCCGGCCATGGGAGCCTGGTAAACCGCTTGGGTCGCGGTCGGTGGCTGGTAGGCCGGCAATTGATTCGTCGGCGGTTGATACGCCGGCGCCGCTGTCGGCGCGGCGGGATAACCTTGCGGAATGTTGGTGCGCTGCGGCGCGGGGGCTTGCGCGTAAGCTGGCGCTGCCTGGTACGGCTGGTTATAGGCCGCTGGCTGTACCGCGTTGGCGGTCGGTGCGGCCGCCGTGTATGGCGACGAAGGATATCCTTGATTGTTCGTAGCCGGCGCGGTCGATGCCGCCATCGGACGCCGCGAGAAGTCGTCGAACGCCCCCTGTTGCGGGCTTTGAGCGCGGACAATCACGGGCCCCTTCACCGTTTCTGGCTCGTCGAACCAGACGCCGTCAACGACCACGTTGATCACCTTGTCAGTGCAACCCGGCTCGGGTCGCCAGACTTCTTCGTCATCGTCCGGGCTTTGTCCACGATAGCCGCCGCGGCCGCCGTGCGCGGTGCGACCACCAGGGCCGCCGGTGCCGTTAGGGCCATTGTTCGATGCGCTGCCATCCTGACCGCCGGGGCCGCCACCGCCCATGTCGTCCATCGGCTTGCCCCAGGTGAGCTTCGGCTCGATCCCTTCGGCCGGCTTGTTCATGAACAAGCCCGAGCCTTTCAGGCGGCGTTCGCTGTCACGCAGCATGCGGATGTCGGCGATCTGCCCCGGTCGAACCGAGACGCGGTTCATCACGGTATGACGGCGGGTGCGCGGATTGTCGCCGTGGATGCGGACCTCGATCCTTCCGATCCGGTAGCGGGCGCCTTCTTCCAAGTGATAGACCAGATCCAACGTGCCTGGTTCTTCCAAGAATCGCAGCTCGGGTTCCACGTCGGAGTAGATGTAGCCGATGTGGCCGTACTTGTCCTTGACGGCGAAAATGTCGCCGGTCATCGTCCCTTGGTCAAAGTAATTGCCGGCCTTCAGTCGCAGATCTTTGTTCAAGTCGTCGAGCGAGAACTTCGTGTTGCCGACCAGCGAAACATTGTTGACCTTGAAGCGCGGGCCTTCGTCGATGACGTAGCGGATCGTGACCCAATTGTGCTTGTCGTTGAATTCCAATTCGCGGCCGATGCGGGCCTTGAAGAAACCCAGGCCGCGATAGTAGGTCTTCAGGCGATCAACGTCCTCGTCGATCTTCTGGCGATCCAGTTCTCCCTTGAAGATCCACAGCAGTGGCTTCTTGGACTTGATTTGGGTTTTCAAGCGGGCGTCGGTGGCGATCTGGTTGCCTTCGAACTCGACGTCCCAGATGCGCTGCTTTTCGCCTTCGTTAATCAGAAAGATCGCGCCTCGGTCGCCGGCCTTGTCACCTTCGACGATCGTGACGCGCGCCCGCGTGTACCCCTTGTTATGGTAGTACTCTTCGATTTTCTTACGGGCTTCGGTGACCATGTACGGGTCCAGCGCGTCGCCGGCCGACAGGCCCGATTGCTTGATCAGGTGCCGTTCCTTGACCTTGTTGCCGACGTAACGGACGTAACGCAGCGTGGGCCGCTCGACCACCTGGTAGATGATGATCAGGCCCCCTTCGGGCGTGCGCTGGTACTTGATGTCGACGGTCACGAACGCGCGCGTTTGCAGCAACCGGCGAACGTCGTCGCTGACCTGGTGTGGGTCGTAGGGCCGGCCGGCGCGTGTCTTGATGTGGGGCGTGATCTTGATGATCGGCACGCCGTGATTGCCGAACACGCGAACGTCGGCCACCGTCTCGTCGCGGCGTGGCACCGCGCTATCGGACGTCGGCGGGACGATCGGTCCCACACTGGGGCGGCCGTCATCGGGTGTTTCCGTGGCTTGGGAGCTAGCTGAATTGCCACCCAGCCCTTGCCGATCGCGCAGCGACGGCTCGTTCGGGGCGTACGACGTCGGGGGCAAATCACCGACGGCGCTCGCCGGCTGGTTTTGTCCTGGCATACCGTAGCCTGAGCCACCGTAGCCCTGTCCCTGCCCGCCATAGCCGGCGGGCGGTTGGAACGGCGTGCCATAGCCACCTTGCGCGCGCACTTCATGCCGGACGGCGAGCAGTAGCCCGA
Above is a genomic segment from Planctomycetota bacterium containing:
- a CDS encoding BamA/TamA family outer membrane protein, encoding MPVSTRMLNFMASSVVCVGLLLAVRHEVRAQGGYGTPFQPPAGYGGQGQGYGGSGYGMPGQNQPASAVGDLPPTSYAPNEPSLRDRQGLGGNSASSQATETPDDGRPSVGPIVPPTSDSAVPRRDETVADVRVFGNHGVPIIKITPHIKTRAGRPYDPHQVSDDVRRLLQTRAFVTVDIKYQRTPEGGLIIIYQVVERPTLRYVRYVGNKVKERHLIKQSGLSAGDALDPYMVTEARKKIEEYYHNKGYTRARVTIVEGDKAGDRGAIFLINEGEKQRIWDVEFEGNQIATDARLKTQIKSKKPLLWIFKGELDRQKIDEDVDRLKTYYRGLGFFKARIGRELEFNDKHNWVTIRYVIDEGPRFKVNNVSLVGNTKFSLDDLNKDLRLKAGNYFDQGTMTGDIFAVKDKYGHIGYIYSDVEPELRFLEEPGTLDLVYHLEEGARYRIGRIEVRIHGDNPRTRRHTVMNRVSVRPGQIADIRMLRDSERRLKGSGLFMNKPAEGIEPKLTWGKPMDDMGGGGPGGQDGSASNNGPNGTGGPGGRTAHGGRGGYRGQSPDDDEEVWRPEPGCTDKVINVVVDGVWFDEPETVKGPVIVRAQSPQQGAFDDFSRRPMAASTAPATNNQGYPSSPYTAAAPTANAVQPAAYNQPYQAAPAYAQAPAPQRTNIPQGYPAAPTAAPAYQPPTNQLPAYQPPTATQAVYQAPMAGPANPYGSSAPTNATSTAVYAPAGQVPMGRTDPTAVQSAYSPAVQQVQYQQPGSNLAPTPYTGSAPVAPPPGYDTPGQLNPDGARNPIFGPVAPNPYQEQDQEVPVFIDVTEAQTGRVMVGAGVNSSSGLVGQITLDEQNFDIRRVPTSWEDIRSGTAFRGAGQQLRIQAMPGTQLSYYTATFREPYFLDTLVSFSLSGQFFNRYFQYWSEQRGGGTMGLGYQFTPDLQGQMKLRAESITVYNPTSPTPPELAAVLGTSELYTLRWDLIHDTRDSPFLPTQGHYINFAYEQAFAQFVYPRFTIDARQHFLLKQRADRSGRQTLTFMTNMGFTGDNTPMYENFFAGGYQTLRGFYFRGASPTDLGVQVGGKFMWVNTVEYMFPITSDDMIRGVAFCDFGTVEPTTEIRRSDFRVSPGLGLRLTIPAMGPAPIAVDFAAPITYMQGDMIQNVSFFVGAMR